The genomic region ACGTTATTGCAGGACACTTTCCATaaagatagataatagataatatACAGAGTGTGAATAATGTTTGTCCAATGTTCCCTTCATTgtcaaaatcacattttttattttgtgctactaccactactaaataataataataataataataataataataataataataataataataataataataattgcttCATTTATAGTGACATTTGGTCAGTTGGTTGCATACTCTACGAGCTCTGTACTCGACAACTGACAGTAAGTACCACAGTGTTGCATgtcatcaaaaatgtatttaataaaaacattaatgcgattacaaaaaccaacaaaactatactatatattattattttttaaggtAAGATTTTAACATAAATGCTGCTATGCATTATGACAGAGCCTAAGGACAATCATACGTGTTATGTAATTACATTCAACATAATTGCAATGTGAATGTTGTCAGTAAAGTTAATGTTGAGTGTACAACAAAGATTATCTTGATGAATACAAACAGGgtataatatatagtagtgTGTATACTATAACATATGACCTAATAATTAGTGTTAAATGTTTtctaacaattattatttttcagttcTCAGCAAAGACTACAATCGAGATCAAGGCGAAGATAATGAATGGTCCTCACCCATCTCTCACAGAGCCATTTTCACCAGAGCTTTGTGAACTATTGAGTGATATGTTAAATAAAGACCCTCAACCAAGACCAACAGCCAGCGAGATCCTGGGGCGTCCTTTCATTCAAAACTGTGTCTCAAAAAAGGTATGACACTCGTACAATGTTAAACTCATCAAATCAATTATTTTATAAAGTGATTAGtggtaaagaaaataataaaaagctttttttcttttaccataTAGTTGGATGTTACAGGAAAGGTACTGTATTaagctttaaattaatttttacaaaattcTGATCTGAATTCAGAATAAGAAAAGATTGTGATTCTAATTTTGCACATCCATATTTCCTGTATTATTACAGATAAATCCAAGTCAAGTGGTAAAATACCTTACCAAATAGGCATGTAGCTTGTTAATACTGTATTTAAGTTGTGCCTCTCTTAATCAAGTGGAACCAGACCATAGATTTCAAAACTAATGGACGAAGCTTCAGGGCCttaaaagtgaagccaatgcagaagtgccttaaacccTAGTtgcaaaaatgtatgtatataatatatgtttaGAAGTCTATGGGAAAACGACCCTACTTCATACTTGACtaattacctcagtaaacattttcgtTATGAATTTATGACCTCAATTGCTACTTTGATGTTTTCTTCattacagcatgatgttcattttgtaaaatatgggctcattgattttaaaattgaaaatataGCAGGAAATGTTTTACGGGCATGGCAACACGctgacctgtcaatcatgacagaggCTTAGGATACTTTTCCATGGCACTGTGTACATTCAAATACCCGTGAActtgttttttggtgtttttgtcttaacccttgtatggtatttgggtcaaattaacccatttttcaaaattcttcaaagttacattttttatacctgaaaatcaatgaccttaccttattttctgtgataaacatgtattcctgactcaattcagaaattaTTTAAGATaggacacttatgttgtttccatagNNNNNNNNNNacatgaattataaccttaagacaaaaaacgaaccctacttccatttttaattgtgtgctagtagagactgattgcattccctgaacatagatgttatcccaattgtttgaaattgagataaagacaatatttgttaatagattatgaagtaacattttatttcagaattgtttttaaaaccccaaataagtcacgggtcaatttgacccaagggatacgagagggtcccgaaagtgaagacaacacaagggttaaactttgAAACTCTCACTGTGAGTTTTAACTTCATCAAATTGAATTAGAACATTTGGTTGCCTAATAATATCTTGTTCAGCATTATGCTAAGTTGTAACTGTTTGGAGGTACCTCCTTTTCCGCTGACAATGTCTGTCTTTTTTGATGCAAAACAACGGTGGAGGAACTCCAGACCAAGTTGGACAAGCTAAGGGAAGTGGCTGACAATTTGGAACGCGTGCATGTAGGCACCACCATCGCCAGTCTGACAGGAGGAGTGATTGGAGCAATAGGAGGGATTACATCCATAGTGGGCCTTGTACTGTCTCCTCTCACTTTTGGAGCCTCTCTTATTGTCACTGGGGTTGGAGTAGGAGTGGGTGCGGTAGGTGGGGTCACTGCTGGTGTCTCAAATATCACTAATATGGTCAACCAGTCTTCTGACCGCAACGCAATTCGAAGCTTCACAAAAGAGTTTGAACAGAAATTTAATGCAGTTGCCACCTGGCACCAGGAGATTAGCTACAGCTTACAGTCAACCATGAGTGAATCAGCTGACATAACTGACAATAAGGATAGTGagttaaatgaaaacaacacGTTACAGCTTGGCCAGGGCCTGAGTTGCATTTCTGAAGCAGTGCGACTAGGTAGAACGGTGGCCATCGGCAGAACTGCAGCGCAAACATCCAGGGTGGTACGCCTGGCAGAGGTAGCAACAGGTGTGTTATCTGGCTCATTTGTGGCAGTTGATGTCTTCTTTATTGCCATGGATGCAAAAGAGTTACACCACATCAGACAGGCAAAGACAGCAGAGGAAAAAGGTGGAAATGTGCCCACTTCTAACCAAGCTGCGCTATTGCCCAGCTCATTGATGCAAGAGGTCAAGTCTGACAAATCAGAGACACAGGACCAGCCTTCCCAAAATACCACTTCAATCAGATCTGAGATCATGAAATTTGTTCATTCAATCAGGCAAGCAGCAGACAAATTGCAGAAAATCTTGGATGAGTTGAAAAGCAGCATCTTACTTAGTCTTTCACTTGAGGATGACAGCGAGCTGGAATGGCAAAATATGGAATCAATGTAACCCAAAGGTTACattaaacaaaatcaaaagtaCATTGTGTTAAAGTGTCGGTAGACTCGGTAGACAACTCTGATTGTTGCGTCAACACCTAGTGTTTGCTCCGTGCTATGCCCCCCCCACATGCatgtacaaatatataataatatcaatatataatcaatatataataatttaatatatcAATAACATTATATCGTTGTGCAATGCAACGTCACACTTGTCAAAAGTCAGACTACACCTGATCACAAATCTCATGGTTGTTGAGGTCAGAATActtgattgtgattggtcaatAACAGCATTCTATTATCTGTTATTTCTGAATACCGGAATACCATTAATATTCATGCAAATACAGAACTCATTCTGTTGATTAACGGATCACAAAGGGAAGGTGAGGGCGGAGGAAATGGGGAGCGCTAACAGCACTAATGACAACAGTGCAAACAGATCATTAGTTAGCAACATGTTTAGCTTACTCATCGAGGAGACCTGGCTTCCACCAGAGATTCTAGCTTATCAGCAGTAAAGTTAAGGTTCCAGACAACCTTAACCTCTACATTTCCCCTTACTTAGTTACCATTCGCATGATATAGGtcaagctatagtgcgtagttttctgaggaattctaagtaatgacaacacgtTGCATCCACATGATGCAAATCTTCCTTAATCGCATTACATTTACCCATGTCTACCAGAGAGGACAGTTAGCTGTTAGTAAGTTACTGTTAGCTATGTGTTAGCAAGCTAAGACACTGGCAAACATAATGCTGCATAGCTTTCTGATGTATCCACATTCCACTATAACACAAGTTGCATACGGTCAAAAtgcttaaaggtgcaatatgtaatactgatagctagtgtttaaaaaggttactgcagtacaaattcaaaatactggagagagtcgtTGCTACATTTTTCGGTTCGAAAGCTTATAAAATCTAAGTTATGGGTTATTTTCTATGCTGGTAGTGCATCGAATTACACAGAAGCTTTTAggcttttttctgttgtttgccaGCAGACGGAATTATTGAGGAGGCCCCTTAACACTTTACAAGTCCAAGGAGAGCGAAGAGTTGATTTTCCCTCTGGTGGGGGCCGGACTAAAATGCATGCAATGTATGACTTATGCCACCTCAAATttgttaatttaataatttatatgATGCAGAAGGGGTTTTAACTGCAGTTAAAAACGCATGCTTATGAGTCATGTGCTAACTTTAATTTTATCTTTGTAGTTTTAGATAATTTTGTGTAAACATGAGAACAAGCTACTGGTTCTCCTACATTAAACTGTGAGCATGTGACATATAAATGCATTTATAATACATATGACTATTGTTAACATCTATACtggcaaaaaataaatgcaagttGTATCAAGAATTCCGTCCCCTGAGATATTCATTattaatacacacatacattctgggataagagtaaacaaaaaaaagggttgtttgcatttctttgaaccaatcataatcgtcttgggtggcgtTCAGCTGTGTCCGTTCACTCTGCCATTAACCAACCAGGGGCTGTCAATAACACAATTAAACCAGTAAAAGACAGTGGTTAGACAAATCACTGGCGTGTGTGCACGCTACAATACTTCCCTTGGCAGCTGCCATTCACTACATCATCACATTTATCACATTaatcacacataaacacaaatatgtagacacacacacacacacaagctccaGTAAAAGAGCATGATTAAATCTATttctgctctctccctctcttaaTAGCTAAACTGTTATGTCTTTACCCCTCTTCTCATTTATCAACAGAAGACTTCACTTAATTTAAACCCTCCATGATAGTGTAGTCAAGGCGACCACCAAGGAGAACAGAAGGAGCTGTGAAATTGCTGTGAATGAAAATGTACGTTATCATTTTAGCTCAGCagctgaataaaaataaatcatgggATTCGGAGTTGAAGAAAGTGGCATTGCGCTTGACTGGTGTGTATTACTCTGCACCGTGAATTATAATTGGCCTTAATCTTTTCTAAAGCTTTTGGAAGCTTGTATTGATTTGTGTCATAAACATCTCTATGCAAACTTGATTTTGCCGCCTTTAGACAGCACAGAAGTGGCTTTCGTGTAATGAGGGTGTTTGTGATATCAGTGCACATCAGTGACACTGATTTTAAGATATTCCCACCTTTTTAATACAGAAAAGTTGATGATGGGTGGTGGCTGTCAGAGCGAGATGCTTTCTTTGTGCTTTGACTCAGAAATACTTTACAAAATTGACTCTTTAGAATGACATTAAGAAGATGGTTGCTTTTTAATCCCAGCGTGTTGTTGTCCAACTAATCACTTTTATGCACCTTTTGGCAGCTCTGGGAGAGAATGACTTTCTGCTTGCATGCCTCCTCATTAATGGGGAAGGTGGTAGTTCATAAAGAAACATTACACAACATTACAAGAA from Etheostoma spectabile isolate EspeVRDwgs_2016 chromosome 10, UIUC_Espe_1.0, whole genome shotgun sequence harbors:
- the LOC116697349 gene encoding apolipoprotein L3-like, translated to MLNKDPQPRPTASEILGRPFIQNCVSKKCKTTVEELQTKLDKLREVADNLERVHVGTTIASLTGGVIGAIGGITSIVGLVLSPLTFGASLIVTGVGVGVGAVGGVTAGVSNITNMVNQSSDRNAIRSFTKEFEQKFNAVATWHQEISYSLQSTMSESADITDNKDSELNENNTLQLGQGLSCISEAVRLGRTVAIGRTAAQTSRVVRLAEVATGVLSGSFVAVDVFFIAMDAKELHHIRQAKTAEEKGGNVSDKSETQDQPSQNTTSIRSEIMKFVHSIRQAADKLQKILDELKSSILLSLSLEDDSELEWQNMESM